Genomic window (Bacillus pumilus):
ACCTTATGAACAGGAGGTGTTCTTGATTATGACAAGAATTGGTGTAGAACCATCTTTATCCGATGTAGAAGAACTACTGAAGCAAAAAGGATATGACGTCGTACGTATTCAAAATGAACAGCAAATGGATCAGTGTGACTGCTATGTGGTCACAGGACTGGATTCAAATGTTCTTGGCATTTCAGACACAACGACAAAGGCATCTGTGATTACCGCCTCAGGTATGACGGCAGATGAAATTTGTCAAGAAGTCGAACAGCGTGTTCAATAGGATAAATAAGAAAAAGAACCGGTCGATTATAAACCCGGTTCTTTTTGCTCTTTTTCGATATCGAGTACCTCTTTCATTTTTTTTCGCAGAATTCTTTCTACCCGCCATTGCTCCATTGTTTCGGTTTTCGCTATAATGCGCAGTACGAGTGAGGAGGAACCAAACGCCTCTATTCCAATAACTTGAGGGCCTTCGATAATTTGAGGAACTTTTTCCCGAACCTCATCACACGCAGCCTGAAGGGTTGTGATCATTTGATCCACATTCTCATCTGGAGGCAGCTCAATATCAACGAGTGCCTGCATAGTCCCTCTTGAATGGTTGCTAACGTTCAG
Coding sequences:
- a CDS encoding YkuS family protein; this encodes MTRIGVEPSLSDVEELLKQKGYDVVRIQNEQQMDQCDCYVVTGLDSNVLGISDTTTKASVITASGMTADEICQEVEQRVQ